A DNA window from Novosphingobium sp. RL4 contains the following coding sequences:
- a CDS encoding TonB-dependent siderophore receptor, which yields MALVGASIPAIALAAMPGVAAAQGTEETSAPAQDIVVTADRRDSFSADFVQAGTFRDARLRDTPLTIAVMTKDLLEAQQARSLIDAVRNTPGVTQAQINSAIYSNLAIRGITLNNFTNVRWNGVLPIVNLIEQPIESKDRIEVLKGAAGLYYGFATPSGIVNLVTERPENAPINRIDFMGDSNGSVGANFDVSRSFGSAGLRVNAGTSSIETGIKRSSGARRFISGAFDWRPLDGLEILLDAEYNYKSVTEPTEFSLPAAVNGAIALPPLQSPSKNLGASWMQGRGHSTNLLARVNYDFAQNWRIAFAVGQSYLTRSRYYSSFGGYNLDTGDGTVSVAMTSGNDYKNNIYRSDVSGSFQTGPITHNVMVGVSYYTRDSNVPTAVRYSFAQNLYDPVAIPQQPKPPRIIPNPSRVEDLGVYIFDRASLGDWLQATIGYRKTDYSDVSRTSDYKIKPGTWSYGLMVKPVAWANVYANYIEGLEPGPIAQQIANNAGEILPAAVSKQKEVGLKVEPIRGMLMTAAYFHIKRPSAYLNSANYFVQDAEAVYEGIEVSAVGEVLPRLSISASALYLDAQQKSGNATVVGKLIENVSKYSGSIFAEYRVPVIEGLRVSAGMFHVGRRAVNALNQAFVPGYVTFDLGASYNFDLAGSPTTIRVYADNVTGKRYWASTGSSLLAQGLPPSVKLSLSTHF from the coding sequence ATGGCCCTTGTCGGCGCATCGATTCCGGCGATTGCCCTCGCTGCGATGCCCGGTGTCGCAGCGGCTCAAGGCACTGAGGAAACTAGCGCTCCCGCCCAGGATATCGTTGTCACAGCAGACCGCAGAGACAGCTTCAGCGCGGATTTCGTGCAGGCCGGCACCTTCCGCGACGCACGCCTGCGCGATACGCCGCTGACGATCGCAGTCATGACCAAGGACTTGCTGGAAGCGCAGCAGGCCCGGTCCCTGATCGACGCCGTGCGGAACACCCCGGGCGTCACGCAGGCCCAGATCAACAGTGCCATCTACAGCAACCTGGCGATCCGCGGCATCACTCTCAACAACTTCACGAACGTGCGCTGGAACGGCGTCCTGCCGATCGTCAACCTGATCGAGCAACCGATCGAGAGCAAGGACCGCATCGAAGTCCTCAAGGGTGCGGCGGGGCTCTACTACGGCTTCGCAACCCCTTCCGGCATCGTCAATCTTGTGACCGAACGCCCTGAGAATGCACCGATCAACCGTATCGACTTCATGGGCGATTCCAACGGATCCGTCGGCGCGAACTTCGATGTCAGCCGCAGCTTCGGATCGGCGGGCCTGCGGGTAAATGCCGGGACATCCTCGATCGAAACCGGGATCAAGCGCAGTTCCGGCGCCAGACGCTTCATTTCGGGAGCGTTCGACTGGCGCCCCCTCGATGGCCTCGAAATCCTGCTCGACGCCGAATACAACTACAAGTCCGTGACCGAGCCGACGGAGTTCAGCCTGCCCGCCGCCGTGAACGGAGCCATCGCGCTTCCGCCCCTCCAGTCCCCTTCGAAAAACCTGGGCGCGTCATGGATGCAGGGTCGCGGGCATTCGACGAACCTGCTGGCGCGCGTGAATTACGATTTTGCGCAGAACTGGCGCATCGCCTTCGCCGTCGGCCAATCCTACCTGACGCGAAGCCGTTATTATTCCTCCTTCGGCGGCTACAATCTCGACACCGGGGACGGAACCGTCTCCGTGGCGATGACCAGCGGCAACGACTACAAGAACAATATCTATCGCAGCGATGTCTCCGGCTCGTTCCAGACCGGACCGATCACGCACAATGTCATGGTCGGCGTATCGTACTACACGCGCGACAGCAATGTGCCGACGGCGGTGCGATACAGCTTTGCCCAGAACCTTTACGACCCGGTTGCCATTCCGCAGCAGCCAAAGCCGCCACGTATCATTCCCAACCCGTCGCGGGTCGAGGACCTTGGCGTCTACATCTTCGACAGGGCCTCGCTCGGCGACTGGCTTCAGGCGACCATCGGCTATCGCAAGACCGACTACAGCGATGTCAGCCGCACCTCGGACTACAAGATCAAGCCGGGAACCTGGTCCTACGGGCTGATGGTAAAGCCGGTGGCCTGGGCGAATGTCTATGCCAACTATATCGAAGGCCTCGAACCCGGACCGATCGCGCAGCAGATCGCCAACAATGCGGGTGAAATCCTCCCGGCGGCGGTCAGCAAGCAGAAGGAAGTGGGCCTCAAGGTCGAGCCGATCCGGGGCATGTTGATGACGGCCGCCTATTTCCACATCAAGCGTCCCTCGGCCTACCTCAACAGCGCGAACTACTTCGTCCAGGATGCCGAGGCCGTGTACGAGGGCATCGAGGTAAGCGCAGTCGGTGAAGTGCTTCCGCGCCTGTCGATCTCCGCCAGCGCCCTCTATCTCGACGCCCAGCAGAAGTCCGGGAACGCTACTGTTGTCGGGAAGCTGATCGAGAATGTCTCGAAGTATTCGGGTTCGATCTTCGCCGAATACCGCGTCCCCGTGATCGAGGGCCTGCGGGTCTCGGCCGGTATGTTCCATGTCGGCCGCCGCGCGGTCAATGCGCTCAACCAGGCTTTCGTGCCGGGCTACGTGACCTTCGACCTCGGAGCGAGCTACAACTTCGACCTTGCCGGAAGCCCGACGACGATCCGCGTCTATGCGGATAACGTGACAGGCAAGCGCTACTGGGCGTCGACCGGCTCGAGCCTTCTTGCCCAGGGGCTCCCGCCGAGCGTCAAGCTGAGCCTTTCGACCCACTTCTAA
- a CDS encoding HAMP domain-containing sensor histidine kinase, which translates to MLRNLWRTTSGLVGIVAVAFALATLAIGLAAYEVTHEALEQQLDHRIATETAGLLAEAHSSGLPALAAAIGRREAARSTSSLEYLLVDEAGERLAGSLDAPVPGKQGFEEFLHYRRQGQGYLSEDAIAQALTTAVPGGTLVIAADRSDLDEIDRTLAALFASSLAAMLILGLAAAVLIGWITRRRLSRIDATAQAIIGGDLARRIPRDNSGSEFDRLAGTLNRMLDRIESLMENLRQVSSDVAHDLRTPLTRLCNKLDEAAREPEARIRADILDTARAQAGELLELFSALLRLAEIEGLSDRLPRRRVDMSVLLDQMAESYRPDIEDSGRTLQVDFPAGLEIEGDRRLVSQAIANLLDNALRHTPGGTAICMTASSGDEGISVEVADNGPGVDEVEGQRLFERFARSEQARSSPGHGLGLSMVRAIAQAHGGRAELRNGAPGLAVVLHFPPI; encoded by the coding sequence ATGCTGCGGAACCTCTGGCGAACCACTTCAGGGCTGGTCGGGATCGTCGCCGTCGCATTTGCGCTTGCCACGCTAGCGATCGGCCTCGCGGCTTACGAAGTCACTCACGAGGCGCTGGAGCAGCAGCTCGACCATCGTATCGCCACTGAAACCGCCGGGTTGCTGGCGGAAGCACATTCCAGCGGACTCCCGGCGCTCGCCGCTGCCATCGGTCGCCGCGAAGCCGCGCGGTCGACCTCCAGCCTCGAGTACCTGCTGGTGGACGAAGCCGGTGAAAGACTGGCGGGCTCTCTCGATGCCCCGGTTCCCGGAAAACAGGGCTTCGAGGAGTTTCTCCACTATCGGCGGCAAGGGCAGGGCTACCTTAGCGAGGATGCCATCGCACAGGCCCTGACAACTGCGGTTCCGGGCGGCACGCTCGTGATTGCAGCTGATCGCTCCGACCTCGACGAGATCGACCGGACGCTGGCCGCGCTGTTCGCAAGCTCGCTCGCGGCCATGCTCATCCTCGGGTTGGCGGCGGCGGTCCTGATCGGTTGGATTACCCGGAGACGCCTGAGCCGGATCGATGCGACGGCACAGGCGATCATCGGCGGCGATCTGGCCCGGCGCATTCCCCGGGACAATTCCGGAAGCGAGTTCGATCGGCTGGCCGGCACGCTCAACCGGATGCTCGACCGGATAGAGAGCCTGATGGAAAACCTGCGACAGGTATCGAGCGATGTCGCTCACGATCTGCGCACGCCGCTTACGAGGCTCTGCAACAAGCTCGATGAAGCGGCGCGCGAACCGGAAGCGCGAATTCGCGCAGATATCCTCGACACAGCGCGTGCGCAGGCGGGCGAATTGCTCGAACTGTTTTCGGCCTTGCTGCGGCTGGCGGAAATCGAGGGCTTGTCCGACCGGCTTCCGCGCCGCCGCGTGGATATGTCGGTGCTGCTCGACCAGATGGCAGAGAGCTACCGCCCCGACATCGAGGACAGCGGCCGCACTCTCCAGGTTGATTTCCCCGCCGGACTGGAAATCGAAGGCGACCGCCGCCTTGTGAGCCAGGCAATCGCCAACCTTCTCGACAATGCCTTGCGTCACACGCCGGGCGGCACCGCAATCTGCATGACGGCCAGTTCCGGCGACGAGGGCATAAGCGTCGAGGTCGCGGATAACGGTCCCGGTGTGGACGAGGTCGAAGGACAGCGCCTGTTCGAGCGGTTCGCCCGCAGCGAGCAGGCGCGGTCCAGTCCGGGGCATGGGCTGGGCCTGAGCATGGTTCGCGCCATCGCGCAGGCACATGGCGGGCGGGCCGAGTTGAGGAACGGCGCTCCCGGTCTTGCCGTGGTCCTCCATTTCCCGCCGATATGA
- a CDS encoding response regulator transcription factor, whose protein sequence is MRILIVEDDEETACFIAKGLEEAGQAVVLSRDGRDGLFQATGGGFDVIVLDRMLPGLDGLSLLKALRAAADATPVLMLTAIGGIADRVDGLEAGADDYLVKPFAFSELAARINALGRRPQARMEGHLLAVGDILLDLHRRTVERRGSRIALQPREFALLAELMRNPRRVMTRTMLLERVWDFDFDPKTNIVETHLSRLRSKLNAGFEEDAIETIRGAGYMIRGG, encoded by the coding sequence ATGCGAATCCTGATAGTGGAAGATGACGAAGAAACCGCCTGCTTCATCGCGAAGGGACTTGAGGAAGCCGGGCAAGCCGTCGTCCTGAGCCGCGATGGGCGCGATGGGCTGTTTCAGGCGACCGGTGGCGGATTCGATGTCATTGTGCTCGATCGCATGCTGCCGGGGCTCGACGGGCTTTCGTTGCTCAAGGCGCTGCGCGCGGCGGCGGACGCAACGCCGGTCCTGATGTTGACCGCGATCGGCGGAATTGCCGACAGGGTGGACGGGCTGGAGGCCGGGGCTGACGATTATCTGGTGAAGCCCTTTGCCTTTTCCGAACTCGCCGCGCGGATCAATGCTCTGGGCAGGCGGCCGCAGGCCCGGATGGAGGGGCACTTGCTCGCTGTGGGCGACATCCTGCTCGACCTCCATCGCCGCACGGTCGAACGGCGGGGAAGCCGCATTGCCTTGCAGCCGCGCGAATTCGCGCTGCTGGCCGAATTGATGCGCAATCCCCGGCGGGTGATGACGCGCACGATGCTGCTTGAACGGGTGTGGGATTTCGATTTTGATCCCAAGACGAACATTGTCGAGACCCACCTCAGCCGCTTGCGATCCAAGCTCAACGCCGGGTTCGAAGAGGATGCCATCGAGACGATACGCGGGGCCGGCTACATGATCCGGGGCGGATAG
- a CDS encoding TolC family protein → MILRLPLWAGPLAALAVTGCMAPPAPIKPEIPPAAAGRFADLPVATLDPVPEDWWRLYEDPALDSLVEASLLANADLRVAYANLEGARAASRLARAARLPTTTIESALTVDDPGNQPGAVSVPASDWDIAATASWDIDLFGRLRSGALAASADAEAQAAALDGVRVAVVADTVQAYLESCAASQAIAEAGAVAAAQERSLALVREQLSAGEVSPLEVSQAATLAASTRAGIAPFEAARANALYRLTTLRGRPPAEARVDGPGCTMIPRLKVPAPVGDGTALLLRRPDVREAERRLAASAARIGVARADLYPRVNLGGALGLLSGGFDAAISPLITWAFPNQGPARAKLAQARAAEQAALAGWDVAVLKALREVETALAAYDAELRRNRDLGAAADEARAYARRSAARVRLGDAASLLQIDAERTLAAARLAKIQSDLAVAQAEVALFRALGGGWRSGSQAR, encoded by the coding sequence ATGATCTTGCGCCTTCCACTATGGGCCGGTCCGCTCGCCGCGCTGGCCGTGACCGGATGCATGGCCCCTCCCGCGCCGATCAAGCCGGAAATTCCGCCAGCGGCTGCCGGCCGCTTCGCCGATCTCCCGGTCGCGACGCTCGACCCGGTGCCCGAAGACTGGTGGCGCCTCTACGAGGATCCAGCACTGGATTCCCTCGTCGAAGCCAGTCTCCTGGCCAATGCCGATCTGCGCGTCGCTTATGCCAATCTCGAAGGCGCGCGCGCGGCCTCGAGATTGGCGCGCGCTGCGCGGCTTCCCACCACGACGATCGAAAGCGCGCTCACCGTCGACGATCCCGGCAACCAGCCCGGTGCGGTGTCCGTTCCGGCGAGCGACTGGGATATCGCGGCGACCGCAAGCTGGGATATCGACCTGTTCGGTCGGCTCCGGTCCGGCGCGCTCGCCGCCAGCGCCGATGCCGAAGCGCAGGCGGCGGCGCTTGATGGAGTCAGGGTTGCGGTCGTGGCCGATACGGTTCAGGCCTATCTCGAATCCTGTGCCGCCTCGCAGGCAATCGCAGAGGCTGGGGCGGTGGCAGCAGCGCAGGAGCGCTCGCTTGCGCTGGTTCGCGAACAGTTGTCGGCCGGGGAAGTCTCGCCGCTGGAAGTTTCGCAGGCAGCCACCCTGGCTGCCTCGACCAGAGCGGGTATCGCGCCGTTCGAGGCGGCGCGCGCGAATGCGCTCTATCGGCTCACCACGCTGAGAGGTCGCCCCCCCGCCGAGGCGCGCGTCGATGGGCCGGGCTGCACGATGATCCCGCGCCTGAAGGTGCCGGCGCCGGTCGGGGACGGCACTGCACTGCTGCTCCGCCGGCCCGATGTGCGCGAGGCCGAACGCAGGCTGGCAGCCTCTGCCGCCCGGATCGGCGTGGCGCGCGCCGACCTCTATCCCCGCGTCAATCTGGGCGGGGCGCTGGGCCTGCTCTCGGGCGGTTTCGACGCGGCCATATCGCCGCTGATAACCTGGGCCTTTCCCAATCAAGGGCCGGCACGGGCGAAGCTTGCTCAAGCCCGGGCTGCGGAGCAGGCCGCCCTTGCCGGCTGGGATGTAGCGGTCCTGAAGGCGCTCCGGGAGGTCGAGACCGCGCTTGCCGCCTACGATGCCGAACTGCGACGCAATCGCGATCTCGGGGCTGCGGCAGATGAGGCACGCGCTTATGCCCGCCGGTCCGCGGCGCGCGTCCGGCTGGGCGATGCGGCAAGCCTGCTCCAGATCGATGCCGAGCGCACCCTGGCTGCCGCGCGCCTTGCGAAAATCCAGAGCGATCTTGCGGTCGCCCAGGCGGAAGTCGCGCTCTTTCGCGCGCTCGGTGGCGGCTGGCGTAGCGGGTCGCAGGCGCGCTAG
- a CDS encoding efflux RND transporter permease subunit, which translates to MLAGLVRFALVQRVLVLALAALLVVLGVRAGRDVPLDVFPEFAPPMVEIQTEAPGLSTEEVESLVTVPIETAVNGVPDLMTLRSKSVLGLSSVQILFARGTDVMRARQMVGERIAQVQPRLPVAARQPVLMPPLSSTSRAMKIGITSARLDQMKLSELVRWTIRPRLMAVPGVANVAVWGQRDRQLQVLVDPDRLRAAGVTLAEVRAAAGDAVLVGGGGFIDTPNQRLAVQQGGMVQDAAQLGQAIVRQSGNAPVRIADVARVVDGHAPPIGNAIIDDVPGIMLIVEKQPTANTLELTHAVEAALDELKPGLTDVKVDTTIFRPATFIERSIDNLTRALLIGCALVAAVLFLFTRDWRQAVISLTAIPLSLLGAGLVLLWSGATINVMVIAGLVIALGEVVDDAIIDVENIARRLRLNREAEDVRPAFAVVLAASLEVRSAVVFASLIVMLVFLPIFFLGGVAGTFFQPLAVAYVLAIAASLLVALTVTPALCLLILPNAPVTQERDTRFVRWLKRGYSGALPWVLMRSRMAGGVVAGGLVLAGLGYAGFKDQFLPDFRETDFLMHFVEKPGTSIEAMDRITMRASKELRAIPGVRNFGAHIGRAEQADEVVGPNFTELWISLDEQADHDASVARIKRVIDGYPGLFRDVLTYLRERIKEVLTGAGATVVVRIYGPDQAELRAAGERVRDAVAGVGGVSDLKLESQVLVPQLRIRPRPEELARLGLTAGEVRRQAQTLVAQQKVGEIYRDQKSFDVTLWGEPRVRGSIHALRDLMIQSPAGAPVRLSDVAEVEVVPAPNEVKRENGQRRLDVTMNVAGADLGTVARGVEAAVAKVPFAAGYHPEVLGEYAALKESRQRLWTTGALCLLGVLLLVWIEFRSRRITALVGVSLPFALVGGVVAVALTGGVLSLGSLVGFVTVIGIAARNGIMLLSHYRHLEREEGMAFGRELVLRGAEERLVPILMTAACAGLALVPLIAAGNAPGHEIEHPMAIVILGGLVSSTLLNLFLMPALYARYGQERAEGPVRGAEVSA; encoded by the coding sequence ATGCTGGCCGGTCTTGTCCGTTTCGCGCTGGTCCAGCGCGTGCTCGTGCTTGCCCTGGCCGCATTGCTTGTCGTGCTGGGCGTAAGGGCGGGCCGCGATGTCCCGCTTGACGTCTTTCCAGAATTTGCGCCGCCCATGGTCGAAATCCAGACCGAGGCGCCCGGCCTGTCCACCGAAGAAGTGGAAAGCCTTGTCACCGTGCCGATCGAGACCGCGGTCAATGGCGTGCCCGACCTGATGACGCTGCGCTCGAAGTCCGTGCTTGGGTTGTCCTCGGTGCAGATCCTTTTCGCGCGCGGGACCGATGTGATGCGCGCGCGCCAGATGGTGGGGGAGCGCATCGCGCAGGTCCAGCCCCGCCTGCCGGTGGCGGCGCGCCAACCGGTGCTCATGCCGCCGCTCTCTTCCACCAGCCGCGCGATGAAGATCGGGATCACCTCGGCCAGGCTGGATCAGATGAAGCTTTCGGAGCTGGTTCGCTGGACCATCCGCCCCCGGCTGATGGCGGTCCCCGGCGTTGCCAATGTCGCCGTCTGGGGCCAGCGCGACCGCCAGCTTCAGGTCCTCGTCGATCCGGACCGGCTTCGCGCCGCGGGCGTCACCCTTGCCGAAGTGCGGGCTGCAGCAGGAGACGCGGTTCTGGTGGGCGGCGGCGGCTTCATCGACACGCCGAACCAGCGTCTTGCCGTTCAGCAGGGCGGCATGGTGCAGGACGCCGCGCAACTGGGGCAGGCCATCGTGCGCCAGTCCGGCAATGCGCCGGTGAGGATTGCCGATGTCGCCCGCGTGGTGGACGGTCACGCACCGCCCATCGGCAACGCCATCATCGACGACGTTCCCGGCATCATGCTGATTGTCGAGAAGCAGCCGACCGCCAATACGCTGGAACTGACCCACGCGGTCGAAGCCGCTCTTGATGAACTGAAGCCGGGCCTGACGGACGTGAAGGTCGACACGACCATCTTCCGTCCCGCCACGTTCATCGAGCGTTCGATCGACAACCTGACACGGGCGCTGCTGATCGGCTGCGCACTGGTGGCGGCGGTCCTGTTCCTATTCACCAGGGACTGGCGGCAGGCGGTGATCAGCCTCACGGCGATTCCGCTTTCGCTGCTTGGCGCGGGGCTGGTGCTGCTGTGGAGCGGGGCGACGATCAACGTCATGGTGATCGCCGGGCTGGTCATCGCGCTGGGCGAAGTGGTGGATGATGCGATCATCGACGTGGAGAACATCGCCCGGCGGCTACGGCTCAACCGCGAGGCGGAAGATGTCAGGCCCGCCTTTGCGGTGGTGCTCGCCGCCTCGCTGGAAGTGCGCTCGGCGGTCGTTTTCGCCTCGCTGATAGTGATGCTCGTGTTCCTGCCGATCTTCTTCCTCGGCGGCGTGGCGGGCACCTTCTTCCAGCCCCTGGCGGTCGCCTACGTACTTGCGATCGCGGCTTCGCTGCTGGTTGCGCTGACGGTGACACCGGCGCTCTGCCTTTTGATCCTTCCCAACGCTCCGGTGACGCAGGAACGCGATACCCGCTTCGTACGCTGGCTGAAGCGCGGCTATTCCGGCGCGTTGCCCTGGGTCTTGATGCGCTCGCGCATGGCGGGGGGTGTCGTTGCAGGAGGACTGGTGCTCGCGGGGCTGGGCTATGCGGGGTTCAAGGACCAGTTCCTTCCCGACTTTCGCGAGACAGACTTCCTCATGCATTTCGTGGAGAAGCCGGGCACTTCGATCGAGGCGATGGACCGCATCACCATGCGTGCCTCGAAGGAACTGCGCGCGATACCCGGTGTGCGCAATTTCGGAGCGCATATCGGCCGTGCCGAACAGGCTGACGAGGTCGTCGGGCCGAACTTCACCGAATTGTGGATCAGCCTTGACGAACAGGCCGACCATGATGCGTCCGTTGCCCGCATCAAGCGCGTGATCGACGGCTACCCCGGCCTGTTCCGCGACGTGCTCACCTATCTGCGCGAGCGTATCAAGGAAGTGCTCACAGGCGCGGGTGCCACTGTGGTCGTGCGGATATACGGGCCCGATCAGGCGGAACTGCGCGCCGCAGGTGAGCGCGTTCGCGATGCCGTGGCGGGGGTGGGCGGTGTTTCCGATCTCAAATTGGAAAGCCAGGTGCTCGTGCCTCAATTGCGCATCCGACCGCGCCCGGAGGAGCTGGCCCGTCTGGGGCTGACCGCCGGCGAGGTGCGCCGTCAGGCCCAGACGCTTGTGGCGCAGCAGAAAGTGGGCGAGATCTACCGGGACCAGAAATCGTTCGACGTCACGCTCTGGGGCGAGCCCCGGGTTCGCGGCTCTATCCACGCCTTGCGTGACCTGATGATCCAGTCGCCCGCCGGAGCACCCGTGCGCCTTTCGGACGTCGCCGAGGTGGAAGTGGTTCCCGCGCCTAACGAGGTGAAGCGTGAAAACGGCCAGCGCCGCCTCGACGTGACCATGAACGTTGCCGGAGCGGACCTTGGAACGGTGGCGCGCGGGGTGGAGGCTGCCGTTGCCAAAGTGCCCTTCGCCGCGGGTTATCATCCCGAAGTGCTGGGTGAATACGCTGCCTTGAAGGAATCGCGCCAGCGGCTCTGGACGACCGGCGCGCTCTGCCTTCTCGGCGTGCTGCTGCTGGTCTGGATCGAGTTCCGCTCGCGCCGGATCACGGCGCTGGTCGGCGTCAGCCTGCCTTTCGCGCTTGTCGGGGGCGTCGTCGCGGTCGCGCTCACCGGTGGGGTGCTGTCGCTGGGCTCGCTCGTGGGCTTCGTAACGGTGATCGGCATAGCGGCGCGCAACGGCATCATGCTGCTTTCGCATTACCGGCATCTTGAACGTGAGGAGGGCATGGCATTCGGCCGCGAACTCGTGCTGCGCGGCGCCGAGGAAAGGCTGGTGCCGATCCTGATGACCGCCGCCTGCGCCGGTCTGGCGCTGGTTCCGCTGATTGCGGCGGGCAATGCCCCGGGCCACGAGATCGAACATCCCATGGCCATCGTCATTCTTGGCGGGCTGGTATCGTCGACCTTGCTCAATCTCTTCCTGATGCCCGCGCTCTACGCAAGGTACGGCCAGGAACGCGCAGAAGGACCGGTCCGGGGCGCGGAGGTATCGGCATGA
- a CDS encoding efflux RND transporter periplasmic adaptor subunit has protein sequence MRQLAYLTLPIALAACSKTDSRSSAPPSHAELIAHESELLKLTLTPEAQRRLGIVTARPGGGAAGQVRQVTGEIVVPPTTANGVPTNSLTNLQQVGAQQAAADGEVARTEAQARLARIALTRAENLVREEAGSIRARDEAAAAFAAAQAGLGAARQQRALLGPAIGSLGNQSVLWVRASVFASDVGAIQRGGSATVRALGADAVSHSARPVQAPPSADGTAGTVDIYYALGNDGRSFRVGQRVAVDLPLSGRTQGLSVASSAIVRDIYGGEWLYRRTGKDTFVRQRVEVASETGGTALLARGLEPGAEVVTVGAAELFGTEFGAAH, from the coding sequence ATGCGCCAGCTTGCCTATCTGACCCTGCCGATCGCCCTTGCGGCCTGTAGCAAAACGGATTCGCGGAGCTCCGCGCCGCCATCCCATGCCGAACTGATCGCTCATGAAAGCGAATTGCTGAAGTTGACGTTGACGCCGGAGGCGCAGCGCCGGCTCGGCATTGTCACGGCGCGGCCGGGAGGCGGCGCGGCCGGGCAAGTCCGGCAGGTGACCGGCGAGATCGTGGTTCCTCCCACCACGGCCAACGGGGTGCCTACCAACTCGCTCACCAACCTCCAGCAGGTCGGCGCGCAGCAGGCGGCGGCCGATGGCGAAGTGGCGCGAACCGAGGCTCAGGCGCGACTGGCGCGGATCGCCCTGACCCGCGCCGAAAACCTCGTGCGGGAGGAAGCAGGAAGCATCCGGGCGCGGGACGAAGCGGCGGCGGCCTTCGCGGCAGCGCAGGCCGGGCTTGGCGCCGCACGGCAGCAGAGAGCACTGCTGGGGCCGGCGATAGGATCGCTCGGCAATCAGTCCGTTCTCTGGGTGAGGGCCTCGGTCTTCGCCAGCGATGTCGGCGCGATCCAGCGGGGTGGCTCCGCCACGGTTCGGGCGCTCGGCGCGGATGCGGTGTCGCACAGCGCACGCCCCGTCCAGGCCCCGCCCTCCGCCGACGGAACGGCCGGCACCGTGGATATCTATTACGCGCTCGGCAACGACGGGCGCAGCTTCCGTGTCGGGCAGCGCGTGGCGGTGGACCTGCCGCTTTCCGGCAGAACCCAGGGTCTTTCGGTCGCCTCCTCGGCTATCGTTCGGGACATCTACGGCGGGGAATGGCTCTATCGGCGGACAGGCAAGGACACTTTCGTCCGGCAGCGCGTCGAAGTGGCGAGTGAAACCGGCGGCACCGCATTGCTCGCGCGGGGGCTGGAGCCGGGCGCCGAAGTCGTGACGGTAGGCGCGGCAGAGCTGTTCGGCACCGAATTCGGGGCGGCTCACTGA